One window of Pseudacidobacterium ailaaui genomic DNA carries:
- a CDS encoding HU family DNA-binding protein — translation MATGMTKTALVRHMAEKLELTNKQAAAFLDLLAETAIKETKKNGLFVIPGLGRLVKAERKARIGRNPQTGEQIKIKAKTVVKFRVAKAAKDAIAPQKK, via the coding sequence ATGGCAACTGGAATGACCAAGACAGCCCTTGTCCGCCACATGGCGGAAAAGCTGGAACTCACCAACAAGCAGGCCGCTGCCTTTCTTGACCTGCTTGCGGAAACGGCAATCAAGGAGACCAAGAAGAACGGCCTCTTTGTGATTCCCGGACTTGGACGCCTCGTCAAGGCAGAGCGCAAAGCCCGCATCGGCCGCAATCCGCAGACCGGCGAGCAGATCAAGATCAAGGCCAAGACTGTGGTGAAGTTCCGCGTGGCCAAGGCCGCCAAGGACGCCATCGCGCCGCAGAAGAAGTAG
- the mreD gene encoding rod shape-determining protein MreD codes for MLSAATRSDPEIQTHPFLVYVLAPLLALGLQSFLVLHFHSFAILDLPLLVTIYFAISHRHPVVGTITGALIGIAQDALTRQPLGIFGICKSIVGYLAASLGVRIDTENHLTRLILTFCFVFLHSGIDWLLVRRLLAQPFVWGWLHESLRAILNALAAVVLFALLDKTRRREY; via the coding sequence ATGCTCTCTGCTGCAACCCGCTCCGATCCGGAAATCCAGACGCATCCTTTCTTGGTCTATGTGCTGGCGCCCCTTCTTGCTTTGGGCCTGCAGTCATTTCTGGTCCTGCATTTTCACAGCTTTGCCATTTTGGACCTACCTCTGCTGGTGACCATCTACTTTGCCATCTCCCATCGGCATCCGGTTGTGGGCACCATCACGGGTGCGCTGATCGGCATCGCACAGGACGCGCTGACACGCCAGCCGCTGGGCATCTTTGGCATCTGTAAATCCATCGTCGGGTATCTTGCCGCATCCCTGGGCGTTCGCATTGACACGGAAAACCACCTCACTCGGCTCATCCTTACCTTCTGCTTTGTCTTTCTGCACAGCGGAATCGATTGGCTGCTAGTGCGGCGTCTGCTGGCGCAGCCCTTTGTATGGGGCTGGCTGCACGAATCCCTCCGCGCCATTCTGAATGCCTTGGCGGCAGTTGTGCTCTTTGCTCTTTTGGATAAAACCAGAAGGCGCGAGTACTGA
- a CDS encoding DUF2461 domain-containing protein, which translates to MPENLYFGPEALKFLRALKRNNNREWFQARREIYERELKRPLLAIVAEITKAMDSFAPDHVRPPEKCIFRIYRDTRFSADKSPYKTHVAAWWARAGMEKTSGAGYYFHFSSTEVIIAAGIYMPQREQLHAVRMYLLDHHEELRKILQARKLRNVLDLDMEVRSLSRPPKGFPADHPAIDLIKQQQWGVFSRLPAETALQKTLVREVLTRFRAAAPLVDFLNRPFTRNEERKRQYIFKLV; encoded by the coding sequence ATGCCGGAGAATCTGTATTTTGGCCCCGAGGCGCTGAAGTTCCTGCGCGCGCTCAAGCGCAATAACAACCGCGAATGGTTCCAGGCCCGCCGTGAAATCTATGAGCGCGAACTGAAGCGGCCTCTGCTGGCCATTGTTGCTGAAATCACCAAAGCAATGGACAGCTTTGCTCCAGACCATGTGCGTCCGCCGGAAAAATGCATCTTTCGCATTTATCGTGACACTCGCTTTTCGGCCGACAAAAGCCCCTACAAAACCCATGTGGCCGCATGGTGGGCACGTGCCGGCATGGAGAAGACTTCCGGGGCCGGATACTACTTCCATTTCTCTTCAACCGAGGTCATCATCGCCGCCGGAATCTATATGCCGCAGCGCGAACAGCTCCATGCGGTCCGTATGTATTTGCTGGACCACCATGAAGAGCTGCGCAAGATCCTGCAGGCCAGGAAATTGCGCAACGTGCTGGATCTGGACATGGAGGTGCGCTCGCTTTCGCGCCCGCCCAAGGGGTTCCCAGCAGACCACCCGGCCATAGACCTTATCAAGCAACAGCAGTGGGGCGTCTTTTCCCGCCTGCCTGCGGAAACCGCCCTGCAAAAAACCCTGGTCAGGGAGGTCCTTACCCGATTTCGCGCTGCCGCTCCATTGGTGGATTTCCTCAATCGCCCCTTCACTCGTAATGAAGAAAGGAAGCGGCAGTATATTTTCAAACTCGTGTAA
- a CDS encoding VWA domain-containing protein, with protein sequence MKTVVFRNFALCALVAVSSVFLAVAQSAPATTQTQSPQPSTGTTQPQPSAPGGQQPQDQEYTITTSANEVNLVFTVTDKHGRFIKDLKLSDFALLDDQKAPAQVFSFTQQTNLPLRVGIVIDTSTSIRQRFQFEQQSASEFLLQILRPKSDKAFVMGFDVTPDYKQDWTNNLDLLNTGINALRPGGGTALFDAVYSACRDKMLDAAREREPVRRAMVLVSDGNDNQSHAYLDDAIKMCQRAQTIVYTISTNTSPSRDRGDDVLEKIALATGGRAFFPKRMEDMYSNFQDIEDELRSQYSLVYKPADFIANGAFRTIYLFCLDRRYTVRASKGYFATK encoded by the coding sequence ATGAAGACAGTCGTTTTCAGGAATTTTGCTCTTTGCGCCCTGGTTGCAGTTTCTTCTGTGTTCCTGGCCGTTGCGCAGTCAGCGCCCGCCACAACGCAGACGCAGTCACCACAGCCTTCCACCGGCACGACACAGCCGCAGCCTTCTGCTCCCGGCGGCCAGCAGCCCCAGGACCAGGAATATACGATTACGACGTCTGCCAACGAAGTGAACCTGGTCTTTACCGTGACGGACAAGCACGGCCGATTTATTAAAGACCTGAAGCTGAGCGACTTTGCCCTGCTTGACGACCAGAAGGCCCCGGCGCAGGTCTTCAGTTTTACACAGCAGACCAACCTGCCTCTGCGCGTCGGCATTGTGATTGATACCAGTACCTCGATCCGCCAGCGCTTTCAGTTTGAGCAGCAATCGGCCAGCGAATTCCTGTTGCAGATCCTTCGTCCGAAGAGCGACAAAGCCTTTGTCATGGGCTTTGACGTGACCCCTGACTACAAGCAGGACTGGACCAATAATCTTGATCTGCTGAACACAGGCATCAATGCTCTGCGGCCGGGCGGAGGCACAGCATTGTTTGATGCCGTTTACAGCGCCTGCCGCGACAAGATGCTCGACGCGGCCCGCGAGCGTGAACCGGTGCGCCGTGCCATGGTCCTGGTTTCGGATGGCAACGACAATCAGAGCCATGCCTATCTGGATGATGCCATCAAGATGTGCCAGCGCGCCCAGACCATCGTATACACCATCAGTACCAATACCAGTCCCAGCCGCGACCGGGGCGATGACGTGCTGGAGAAAATTGCGCTGGCCACGGGGGGACGGGCTTTTTTCCCAAAACGCATGGAAGACATGTATTCCAACTTCCAGGACATTGAGGACGAGCTGCGCAGCCAGTATTCGCTGGTTTACAAACCTGCCGATTTTATTGCCAACGGTGCCTTCCGCACGATTTATCTCTTCTGTTTGGACCGGCGCTACACCGTCCGCGCCAGCAAGGGATACTTCGCAACAAAATAG
- a CDS encoding outer membrane protein, translating to MFRSVRFFPALTFALVSFAVFPSSAQQAPIVDQQPATQQPAPQQQSQQERAEVLRQAQERVRARRHLRDQQTIRDTYSHKYEAYFGGGYLRFRPGNLLQHINEAAWNVGVTDYAYGKIGITADFRGYYGTAYTGRNAYGVYEPSISQYTFMAGPTVRFFEGVHWGWTAHVLAGVGHGNFGTGTGGLPPTLINLYPDGNSFNLAAGASVDYNLSPALALRLTPSYLMTRYGSSTQNNLGWQGSVVYRWGRQ from the coding sequence ATGTTTCGATCCGTCCGTTTTTTCCCTGCTCTGACTTTTGCATTGGTTTCCTTTGCAGTCTTTCCATCAAGCGCACAGCAGGCGCCGATCGTAGACCAGCAGCCGGCCACGCAGCAGCCTGCTCCGCAGCAGCAAAGCCAGCAGGAACGGGCTGAAGTGCTCCGTCAGGCACAGGAGCGCGTCCGCGCACGCCGCCACCTGCGCGACCAGCAGACCATCCGGGACACCTACAGCCACAAATATGAAGCCTATTTCGGAGGCGGTTATCTGCGCTTCCGGCCCGGCAATCTCCTGCAGCACATCAATGAGGCTGCATGGAACGTAGGCGTCACAGATTACGCTTATGGCAAGATCGGGATCACGGCCGACTTCCGCGGCTATTATGGGACAGCTTACACCGGACGCAATGCCTATGGCGTCTATGAGCCGAGCATCAGCCAGTACACGTTTATGGCCGGCCCCACGGTCCGCTTTTTTGAAGGCGTCCACTGGGGTTGGACGGCACATGTCCTTGCCGGTGTAGGCCATGGCAACTTCGGCACCGGAACCGGAGGACTGCCCCCTACACTGATTAATCTTTACCCCGACGGCAACTCTTTCAATCTGGCCGCCGGCGCTTCTGTAGATTACAACCTCAGCCCTGCCCTTGCCCTGCGCCTCACCCCCAGCTATCTGATGACCCGTTACGGCAGCTCTACCCAGAACAATCTGGGCTGGCAGGGAAGCGTGGTCTACCGCTGGGGCCGGCAGTAA
- a CDS encoding aspartate ammonia-lyase, with amino-acid sequence MLETRQEKDSLGWVTVPRRAYYGAQTARAVENYPISGMRAHPLLIRAFGMIKRATAEANQELGLLDAKRADAVIQAAQEVIDGKWNDQFVVDVFQAGAGVSFHMNVNEVIANRANELLGGRLGEYAWVHPNDHVNYGQSTNDVFPTGMRLATLLNLETLYPVLDQLAASFAAKGREFDGVMKSGRTHMQDAVPIRLGQEFAAYAVAIAKGRGTLARAADGLRELGLGGSAVGTGVNTHPEYRTKAVANLSRISGQRLVPAADMRWAMQSNACMGEVSAALRSIALEVIRIANDLRLMSSGPNTGLNEIHLPGLQPGSSIMPGKINPVMPELAAMVSFQVIGNDTAVAYAVQAGQLELNVMMPTMAYNVLQSTTILANMLRQFNERCVAGITANVDRCNFYAQSTVSLATALNPYIGYAKAAEIVKESIATGKSIIELARAKKLLSEEEIAEILDPVRMTEPRPPLQAAKKRDGD; translated from the coding sequence ATGCTGGAAACACGCCAGGAAAAAGATTCTCTTGGATGGGTCACGGTCCCTCGGCGCGCCTACTATGGTGCGCAGACGGCGCGTGCGGTTGAGAACTACCCCATCTCCGGAATGCGGGCGCATCCGCTGCTCATCCGTGCCTTTGGCATGATCAAGCGGGCCACTGCTGAAGCCAATCAAGAGCTGGGCCTTTTGGATGCAAAGCGCGCCGACGCTGTGATTCAGGCGGCGCAGGAAGTCATCGACGGCAAGTGGAACGATCAATTCGTTGTCGATGTTTTTCAGGCAGGCGCAGGCGTCAGCTTCCATATGAACGTGAATGAGGTCATCGCCAACCGCGCCAATGAACTGCTGGGCGGCAGACTCGGGGAATATGCATGGGTACATCCCAATGACCATGTGAACTATGGCCAATCCACCAATGATGTCTTTCCCACCGGAATGCGGCTGGCAACGCTTTTGAATCTGGAAACGCTGTATCCAGTGCTTGATCAGCTGGCGGCATCCTTTGCAGCCAAGGGCAGGGAATTTGATGGCGTGATGAAGTCGGGCCGCACGCATATGCAGGATGCAGTGCCCATCCGTCTGGGACAGGAGTTTGCGGCATATGCAGTTGCCATCGCGAAAGGCCGAGGGACCCTTGCCCGCGCCGCGGATGGATTGCGCGAGCTCGGCCTGGGCGGCAGCGCCGTCGGCACCGGCGTGAATACGCACCCGGAGTATCGGACCAAGGCTGTTGCAAACCTCTCGCGCATCTCCGGGCAGCGGCTGGTCCCTGCTGCGGACATGCGCTGGGCGATGCAGTCCAATGCCTGCATGGGAGAGGTAAGTGCTGCGCTGCGCAGCATTGCATTGGAGGTCATCCGCATCGCAAATGATTTGCGGCTGATGTCTTCGGGGCCAAATACAGGATTGAACGAAATCCATCTGCCCGGTCTGCAGCCGGGCTCCTCCATAATGCCAGGCAAGATCAACCCCGTCATGCCGGAACTGGCTGCGATGGTCAGCTTTCAGGTCATCGGTAACGATACGGCCGTTGCCTATGCCGTCCAGGCCGGACAGCTTGAGCTGAACGTGATGATGCCGACGATGGCCTACAACGTTCTGCAAAGCACGACGATCCTGGCGAACATGCTGCGCCAGTTCAATGAGCGATGTGTGGCCGGAATTACAGCGAATGTGGACCGCTGCAACTTCTATGCGCAGAGTACGGTCTCGCTGGCAACAGCGCTCAATCCTTACATCGGATATGCGAAGGCGGCAGAGATTGTGAAGGAATCCATCGCTACGGGGAAGTCGATTATTGAACTTGCGCGCGCGAAGAAACTGCTCAGCGAGGAGGAGATTGCGGAGATCCTTGACCCGGTGCGCATGACGGAACCCCGCCCTCCGCTGCAAGCCGCAAAAAAACGGGACGGCGATTGA
- a CDS encoding c-type cytochrome has protein sequence MKGFILGLIIGLAAVPLAAFFYFRSGHTPVAVADAPFPLERQIVRGPLHARIAREMPARAPLSPSETNLMIGAQIYRQQCAACHGLYGRPSDFAAHMYPRAPQLWAPHGNGVVGVSDDPPGETYWKVKNGIRLTGMPAFDQVLNETQMWQVTILLANADKPMPADVLTLLKQPLFSDAPASPGLTLPSVP, from the coding sequence ATGAAAGGATTCATCCTGGGACTTATCATCGGGCTGGCGGCGGTCCCGCTGGCAGCTTTCTTTTATTTCCGCAGCGGCCATACGCCGGTTGCCGTGGCTGATGCGCCCTTCCCGCTGGAGCGGCAGATTGTGCGTGGCCCCCTCCATGCACGCATTGCCAGGGAGATGCCGGCACGGGCGCCGCTTTCTCCCAGCGAAACCAATCTGATGATTGGCGCACAGATTTACCGCCAGCAATGCGCCGCCTGCCACGGCCTGTATGGACGCCCCTCCGATTTTGCTGCGCACATGTATCCTCGCGCTCCCCAATTGTGGGCGCCGCATGGCAACGGAGTGGTTGGAGTGAGCGACGATCCTCCGGGGGAAACTTACTGGAAGGTGAAAAACGGCATCCGTCTTACGGGAATGCCTGCATTTGATCAGGTGCTGAACGAGACACAGATGTGGCAAGTGACGATTCTGCTGGCCAATGCCGATAAGCCCATGCCGGCCGATGTCCTGACCTTGCTCAAACAACCCTTGTTCTCAGACGCGCCGGCGTCTCCGGGCTTGACGCTGCCGTCGGTCCCTTAG
- a CDS encoding glycoside hydrolase family 35 protein encodes MKRIFVVVLLCATGFIIPPSPAAAAHSFRAENGQFTLDGQPFQVISGEMHYARIPRAYWRDRLRMAKAMGLNTITTYVFWNIHETSPGVYDFSGDKDVAEFIREAQQEGLYLILRPGPYACAEWDFGGYPAWLLKDHDMVVRSRDPKFLAAARRWMMRLGQELAPLQIGNGGPIILVQVENEYGSFGQDHQYMEDIHQMFVDAGFTRAQLYTADGPEQVPDGSLPELPAAINFGPGESQKGFATLKKLRPDGPWMNSEYWDGWFDHWGAKHARTDARQQNADLDWTLRQGYSISLYMFHGGTSFGWMNGANSNGKNYEPDVTSYDYDAPLDESGRPTPKYFLFRDTIAKATGKTPPPVPPFAPPMEVPAFNLAQSASLWANLPRPVQSQGPLSMEDIGQAYGYILYRTRLKGPVNGDLVLDQLHDYAQIYLDGKLMGKLDRRLDQDSLPLKVAAASAQLDILVENTGRVNFTKVLRGERKGITKQVTLAGKPLTGWEIYSLPMTNPGALRYGSAPCTGACFYRAAFHVEKPADTFLDTSAFTKGEVWLNGHALGRIWNIGPQKTLYVPGPWLKAGDNEVIVFDLDGAPGRSLQGLKTPVLDAAVE; translated from the coding sequence ATGAAACGTATCTTCGTCGTAGTCCTTCTCTGTGCAACCGGTTTCATCATCCCGCCGTCCCCTGCTGCGGCCGCGCATTCTTTCCGGGCAGAAAACGGCCAGTTCACGCTGGATGGTCAACCCTTCCAGGTCATCTCCGGCGAGATGCACTATGCGCGTATTCCGCGTGCTTATTGGCGTGATCGTCTGCGCATGGCCAAGGCCATGGGCCTGAACACCATTACCACCTATGTTTTCTGGAACATACATGAGACCAGCCCGGGAGTGTATGACTTTTCCGGAGACAAGGATGTGGCTGAATTTATTCGCGAAGCGCAGCAGGAAGGTTTGTATTTAATTCTTCGCCCTGGTCCTTATGCCTGCGCGGAATGGGACTTCGGCGGCTATCCGGCATGGCTGCTGAAAGACCACGATATGGTGGTCCGTTCCCGCGATCCGAAATTTCTTGCCGCCGCGCGGCGCTGGATGATGCGTCTGGGACAGGAGCTGGCCCCGTTGCAGATCGGCAATGGCGGTCCCATCATTCTGGTCCAGGTGGAAAACGAGTACGGGTCTTTTGGTCAAGACCATCAATACATGGAAGACATTCACCAGATGTTTGTGGATGCCGGATTCACCCGTGCGCAGCTTTATACCGCAGATGGACCAGAGCAGGTGCCGGACGGTTCGCTGCCCGAGCTGCCCGCTGCCATCAACTTTGGCCCGGGAGAGTCGCAAAAGGGTTTTGCCACGCTCAAAAAGCTGCGTCCTGACGGGCCGTGGATGAATAGCGAATACTGGGACGGATGGTTTGACCATTGGGGAGCAAAACATGCGCGCACGGACGCCCGGCAGCAGAATGCTGATCTGGACTGGACCCTGCGCCAAGGCTACTCCATCAGCCTGTATATGTTTCATGGCGGCACCAGTTTTGGATGGATGAATGGCGCCAATTCCAATGGTAAAAATTATGAGCCGGACGTCACCAGTTACGACTACGACGCACCGCTCGATGAGAGCGGACGGCCTACACCGAAATATTTTCTCTTTCGTGACACCATCGCGAAAGCCACTGGAAAGACCCCTCCTCCTGTGCCTCCATTTGCCCCGCCGATGGAGGTCCCGGCCTTTAATCTGGCACAATCGGCCTCGCTTTGGGCGAACCTTCCTCGGCCAGTACAAAGCCAAGGGCCGCTTTCCATGGAAGACATCGGGCAGGCATACGGATACATCCTTTATCGGACAAGGCTGAAAGGCCCGGTGAACGGCGATCTGGTGCTCGACCAGCTCCATGATTACGCGCAGATTTATCTAGATGGAAAGCTCATGGGCAAGCTCGACCGTCGACTGGACCAGGACTCGCTTCCGCTGAAGGTCGCGGCAGCAAGCGCGCAGCTGGACATCCTGGTTGAAAATACTGGGCGGGTGAACTTCACCAAAGTGTTGCGCGGGGAGCGCAAGGGCATCACGAAGCAGGTGACGCTGGCCGGCAAACCACTCACCGGCTGGGAGATCTATTCTCTACCCATGACGAATCCAGGGGCCCTGCGTTACGGCAGCGCTCCCTGTACGGGGGCCTGTTTTTACCGCGCCGCCTTCCACGTAGAAAAGCCTGCTGATACCTTCCTGGACACCAGCGCCTTCACCAAGGGAGAGGTCTGGCTGAATGGACATGCGCTGGGCCGGATCTGGAACATCGGGCCGCAGAAGACGCTTTATGTTCCTGGCCCATGGCTGAAGGCAGGGGACAACGAGGTCATCGTCTTTGATCTGGACGGAGCACCTGGACGTAGCCTGCAAGGGCTCAAGACGCCGGTCCTCGATGCAGCAGTGGAGTAG
- a CDS encoding alpha/beta hydrolase: protein MHLLFPAVFLGALLEALPSFPQTPVPAPSASEIVRQLPQPIFLWPEGVPGALGQSEADKPRLYPFVPQKKSTTAAVLVIPGGGYQHVAIGHEGFQFALWLNAQGMTAFVLDYRVAPYAYPVEIQDGMRAMRYIRAHASEYGIDPQRVGVWGSSAGGHLASTLGVHGNDAAPAPDNDPLNQTEARPDFMILSYPVISMELPESHAGSLHNLLGKDPDPALAQKLSNQLTANAQTPPTFLFATTKDPVVPVENSLDFYRTLERAHVPVEMHLYDYANHGCGLCGDIPELSTWPLLLRNWLVQSGWLPSDAPPLPRSRRGIHPGPRA from the coding sequence ATGCATTTGCTGTTTCCGGCTGTTTTCCTGGGCGCTCTGCTGGAGGCTCTGCCTTCTTTTCCGCAGACACCTGTCCCGGCCCCTTCTGCGTCAGAGATTGTTCGGCAATTGCCGCAGCCCATTTTCCTGTGGCCTGAGGGCGTTCCCGGTGCCCTGGGGCAATCCGAGGCGGACAAACCGCGCCTCTATCCCTTTGTGCCACAGAAAAAGTCCACGACTGCGGCCGTGCTGGTCATTCCCGGCGGAGGCTATCAGCACGTTGCTATCGGCCATGAAGGCTTCCAGTTTGCACTGTGGCTGAATGCCCAGGGAATGACGGCCTTTGTGCTGGACTACCGCGTTGCCCCGTATGCCTATCCCGTCGAGATCCAGGATGGAATGCGGGCGATGCGTTATATTCGTGCGCACGCCAGCGAATATGGCATTGATCCGCAGCGGGTTGGCGTCTGGGGTTCATCGGCAGGCGGACATCTGGCGTCCACGCTCGGCGTGCATGGAAATGATGCTGCCCCGGCCCCGGACAACGATCCACTGAACCAGACCGAGGCCCGGCCGGACTTCATGATCCTCTCCTATCCGGTCATCAGCATGGAATTGCCAGAGAGCCATGCGGGCTCGCTGCACAACCTTCTGGGAAAAGATCCCGATCCCGCTCTGGCGCAGAAACTCTCCAACCAGTTGACGGCGAATGCACAAACCCCGCCGACGTTTCTGTTCGCTACGACCAAAGATCCGGTGGTCCCGGTAGAGAACAGTCTGGACTTCTACCGCACACTTGAGCGTGCGCATGTTCCGGTCGAAATGCACCTGTACGACTATGCCAACCACGGCTGCGGATTGTGCGGAGATATTCCAGAGCTTTCCACCTGGCCGTTGCTGCTGCGGAACTGGTTAGTTCAAAGTGGATGGCTTCCCAGTGACGCGCCCCCGCTGCCCCGATCCAGGCGCGGTATCCATCCTGGCCCGAGGGCCTGA
- a CDS encoding DUF3536 domain-containing protein — MPNPTRFVCVHGHFYQPPRENPWLEQVETQDSAAPFHDWNERITSECYAPNGASRIVDQKGEIIRILNNYAHISFNFGPTLLSWLEAFAPRTYRMILEADHASQRKFSGHGSAMAQVYNHIIMPLASRRDRITQIRWGIADFEHRFGRKPEGMWLAETAVDSETLELLADHGIAFTVLAPHQCARMRPLGEDANAPWTECTGTPVDTRHPYLVRLRNGKSIAVFFYDGERSRAVAFEGLLNSGETFASRLLGGFQDTSEPQLVHIATDGESYGHHHKYGEMALAYALKLIESSPDVALTNYGEFLEKFPPQWEAQIAENTSWSCAHGVERWRSNCGCNAGHPGWNQEWRGPLREALDWLRDAVAPLTEEAARPLFADIWTARDAYIQVVLDRTGTDSFFKKYGTHAFSPDERIRALKLLELQRHALLMYTSCGWFFDEISGIETVQVIAYAARVLQLAAQLFGPKGAALEEPFLEVLRRAKSNLPQEGDGATIYQRRASSMKVGLDQVAAHYAISSLFSSYPDEASLFCYRVSRMDWNSISSGKSRLLVGKARITSEITEESVTVNFAAVHFGDQNMNAAVERSGATQDKQCAEFTEKARIAMTNADLPEVVRLLDRTFPGPLYSIQSLFKDEQRRILDIILQPAVAGVESSLIAIYEDHSSLMHFLSKNGFPKPRALELAADHAVNAGLRRAIESDPVDAFQVRTWLEIAAADQIQLDASLLRYIVDLKMKRMMVALQAAPQNMEFLDAALLTAKTVSEMPFDLNLWQAQNIWYDVLRLTASQEMPPEWKEKFRELGTQMKLRVDDLVVEEEAANNTHQQRVESAVS, encoded by the coding sequence ATGCCGAATCCGACCCGTTTTGTCTGCGTCCATGGCCACTTCTATCAGCCTCCTCGGGAAAATCCCTGGCTGGAGCAGGTAGAAACGCAGGACTCCGCCGCCCCCTTCCATGACTGGAATGAGCGCATCACCTCAGAGTGCTATGCACCCAACGGCGCTTCACGCATCGTGGACCAGAAGGGTGAGATCATCCGCATCCTGAACAACTATGCCCACATCAGCTTCAATTTCGGGCCCACTCTGCTTTCCTGGCTGGAAGCCTTTGCCCCCCGCACATACCGCATGATTCTGGAGGCCGACCATGCCAGCCAGAGAAAATTCTCCGGTCATGGCTCAGCCATGGCCCAGGTCTATAACCACATCATCATGCCGCTGGCATCGCGGCGCGACCGGATTACTCAGATCCGTTGGGGCATCGCCGATTTCGAGCACCGCTTCGGACGCAAGCCCGAAGGCATGTGGCTGGCTGAAACTGCCGTGGATTCGGAAACCCTGGAGCTGCTGGCCGACCATGGCATTGCCTTTACCGTGCTGGCGCCGCACCAGTGCGCGCGGATGCGCCCTCTGGGAGAAGATGCGAATGCTCCCTGGACAGAGTGCACTGGTACTCCCGTAGACACGCGGCATCCCTACCTGGTTCGCCTCAGGAACGGCAAAAGCATTGCCGTCTTTTTTTATGATGGAGAACGTTCCCGCGCCGTGGCCTTTGAAGGTCTCTTAAACAGCGGCGAAACGTTTGCTTCACGCCTCCTGGGCGGATTCCAGGATACTTCGGAACCGCAACTGGTCCACATTGCCACCGATGGTGAGAGCTATGGCCACCACCACAAATATGGTGAAATGGCCCTGGCCTATGCTCTCAAGCTCATCGAAAGCTCGCCCGATGTGGCCCTCACAAATTACGGCGAGTTCCTCGAAAAATTTCCGCCGCAGTGGGAAGCGCAGATTGCAGAAAACACCTCCTGGAGCTGTGCGCACGGGGTCGAGCGCTGGCGGTCCAACTGCGGCTGCAATGCAGGCCATCCCGGATGGAACCAGGAATGGCGTGGGCCGCTGCGCGAGGCCCTGGACTGGCTCCGCGACGCTGTTGCCCCTCTTACCGAAGAGGCAGCGCGTCCCCTCTTTGCCGACATCTGGACCGCACGCGATGCTTATATTCAGGTGGTCCTGGACCGCACCGGTACCGACAGCTTCTTTAAGAAATACGGGACCCATGCCTTTAGCCCGGACGAGCGCATTCGGGCACTCAAACTGCTGGAGCTTCAGCGTCATGCTCTGCTGATGTATACCAGTTGCGGCTGGTTCTTTGATGAAATCTCTGGCATTGAAACGGTACAGGTCATTGCCTATGCCGCCCGCGTCCTGCAACTGGCGGCACAGCTCTTTGGCCCCAAAGGAGCGGCGCTGGAAGAGCCTTTCCTTGAGGTTCTGCGTCGGGCCAAGAGCAACCTGCCGCAGGAAGGCGATGGGGCCACGATCTACCAGCGTAGGGCAAGCTCCATGAAGGTGGGTCTGGACCAGGTTGCCGCCCATTACGCCATCAGTTCCCTGTTCAGCAGCTACCCCGATGAGGCCAGCCTCTTCTGCTACCGGGTCAGCCGCATGGACTGGAACTCCATCAGTTCAGGAAAATCCCGTTTGCTCGTCGGCAAGGCCCGCATTACTTCAGAAATCACCGAAGAAAGCGTCACAGTGAACTTTGCCGCTGTCCACTTCGGCGACCAAAACATGAATGCGGCCGTGGAACGCTCGGGGGCCACGCAGGACAAGCAGTGCGCCGAGTTTACGGAGAAGGCCCGCATCGCCATGACCAATGCTGACCTGCCGGAGGTGGTACGCCTGCTCGACCGCACCTTCCCCGGCCCGCTCTATTCCATCCAGTCCCTGTTTAAAGACGAGCAGCGCCGCATTCTGGACATCATTTTGCAGCCCGCCGTGGCCGGGGTGGAATCCAGCCTAATCGCAATTTATGAAGACCACTCCTCGCTGATGCACTTTCTCAGCAAGAATGGCTTCCCCAAGCCGCGCGCCCTGGAGCTGGCCGCTGACCACGCCGTGAATGCGGGGCTGCGCCGCGCCATTGAAAGTGATCCGGTGGATGCCTTCCAGGTACGTACATGGCTGGAGATTGCCGCCGCAGACCAGATCCAACTGGATGCCAGCCTTCTCCGCTACATTGTGGACCTGAAGATGAAGCGCATGATGGTCGCGCTCCAGGCAGCACCGCAAAACATGGAGTTTCTGGATGCTGCACTGCTGACAGCAAAGACGGTCAGCGAGATGCCCTTTGATCTCAATTTATGGCAAGCGCAAAACATTTGGTATGACGTGCTCCGTCTTACCGCTTCGCAGGAGATGCCGCCGGAGTGGAAAGAGAAATTCCGTGAGCTGGGCACCCAGATGAAACTCCGTGTAGACGATCTCGTGGTCGAAGAAGAAGCGGCCAACAACACGCACCAGCAGCGGGTGGAAAGCGCCGTCTCCTGA